A portion of the Oxynema aestuarii AP17 genome contains these proteins:
- a CDS encoding glycosyltransferase family 4 protein: MRILIYSYNYHPEPIGIAPLMTELAEGMAKKGHKVRVITAMPNYPERKIYAPYQGKFFMAEIVNGVVVERCFIFIRPQPTLWDRLLLDGSFVINSLPQAFNGWRPDVILATVPPLPVSVPATVLGKLLRCPVVLNIQDIQHEAAVSVGLLKNKFAIEAFTRLERFACHQADKITVIAEGFRDNLLNKGIPEEKISLIHNWVDVNFIRPLPKEENYFRIQNNLTGKFVVLYSGNIALTQDLPTVIKAAARLKDIADIQFAIVGEEKAIDRVRDYCEMYDAPNVILRPFQPRKKLPEMLAAADVGLVVQKANVISFNMPSKIPVLLASGRAIVGSVPDTGTAAQAIRKSGGGLVVPPQDPDHLADAILKLYHDRDLTETLGRKGREHALECYGFEDTLNKYEALFEEVVAQSKAPDRRSH, from the coding sequence ATGCGTATTCTGATTTACTCTTACAATTATCATCCCGAACCAATTGGAATCGCTCCGTTAATGACAGAATTAGCGGAAGGAATGGCGAAAAAAGGCCATAAAGTGCGGGTGATTACCGCCATGCCCAATTATCCGGAGCGTAAAATTTATGCTCCCTATCAAGGGAAATTTTTTATGGCCGAAATCGTGAACGGAGTAGTAGTCGAACGCTGTTTTATTTTTATTCGACCTCAGCCGACCTTATGGGATCGTCTGTTGTTAGATGGCAGTTTTGTCATTAATAGTTTGCCCCAAGCATTTAACGGTTGGCGTCCGGATGTAATTTTAGCAACGGTTCCGCCTTTACCCGTGTCGGTTCCCGCAACAGTTTTAGGGAAATTATTGCGATGTCCGGTCGTCTTAAATATTCAAGATATCCAACACGAGGCGGCGGTCTCGGTGGGATTGCTCAAAAATAAATTTGCGATCGAGGCGTTTACCCGCTTGGAGAGATTTGCCTGTCATCAGGCGGATAAAATTACGGTTATTGCGGAAGGCTTTAGAGATAATTTATTAAATAAAGGAATTCCGGAAGAAAAAATTTCGTTGATTCACAATTGGGTCGATGTTAATTTTATTCGACCCTTGCCAAAAGAGGAGAATTATTTCCGAATTCAGAATAACTTAACGGGGAAATTTGTCGTTTTATATTCGGGCAATATTGCGCTGACTCAGGATTTACCGACAGTGATTAAAGCGGCGGCGCGACTGAAGGATATTGCGGATATTCAATTTGCGATCGTGGGAGAAGAAAAGGCGATCGATCGCGTTCGTGATTATTGCGAAATGTATGACGCCCCCAATGTAATTTTGCGACCGTTTCAACCCCGAAAAAAACTACCGGAAATGTTGGCGGCTGCCGATGTAGGGTTGGTGGTTCAAAAAGCGAATGTCATTTCTTTTAATATGCCTTCTAAAATTCCGGTGTTGTTAGCAAGTGGTCGGGCGATTGTCGGGTCGGTTCCGGATACGGGAACGGCGGCGCAAGCGATTCGTAAAAGTGGCGGAGGGTTGGTGGTTCCGCCTCAAGATCCGGACCATTTGGCGGATGCCATTCTCAAGCTTTATCACGATCGCGATTTGACGGAAACTCTCGGTCGCAAAGGTCGCGAACATGCGCTGGAGTGTTATGGGTTTGAGGATACCTTGAATAAGTATGAGGCGCTCTTTGAAGAGGTCGTGGCGCAGTCGAAAGCGCCCGATCGCCGATCGCATTGA
- a CDS encoding chlorophyll a/b-binding protein yields MDNETTKFGFTQFAETWNGRLAMLGFLIGLLTELMTGQGILSQIGLM; encoded by the coding sequence ATGGATAACGAAACCACGAAATTTGGCTTTACCCAATTTGCGGAAACCTGGAACGGTCGTTTGGCGATGCTCGGGTTTCTGATCGGTCTACTCACCGAGTTGATGACCGGACAAGGGATCTTGTCTCAAATTGGCTTAATGTAA
- a CDS encoding pentapeptide repeat-containing protein translates to MSVEEGDRLLKAGIERYQNNEFEAALDAWEQAGEIYQKVGDRAREGAAVGNCGAVYQALGRLHEAIAAYERHRAIADEIADRTGHLNALFNLSNTHAALGDFERAIACQQQRLAIARQLGDRRLECSVLSELQRHYTTSGNPSQARACQRDRAYIARELFDLSPNRDFQNFCTELGLDLRRDFAGANLSGLDLDDADFANANLQGTCLSRCSLQLANFCGADLSDADLVDTLAINANFNRANLQRAHLRRADLRTNLSGANLQQACLEGANLTAAYLQGANLSEANLSGASLKNADLKGSNLTGANLTAVDLTRAELNEATVSKTRFVAAIGLSPEVENQLRDRGAIVESERPESE, encoded by the coding sequence ATGAGTGTAGAAGAGGGCGATCGCCTGCTGAAAGCGGGAATCGAGCGCTATCAAAACAACGAATTTGAGGCGGCTTTAGATGCCTGGGAGCAGGCCGGAGAAATTTATCAAAAAGTGGGCGATCGCGCCCGCGAAGGGGCGGCTGTAGGCAACTGCGGCGCGGTTTATCAGGCACTAGGACGCTTGCACGAGGCGATCGCCGCTTACGAGCGACATCGGGCGATCGCCGACGAGATCGCCGATCGCACCGGACACCTCAATGCGCTCTTTAATTTGAGCAACACTCATGCCGCTCTCGGCGACTTCGAGCGGGCGATCGCCTGCCAGCAGCAACGCCTCGCGATCGCCCGCCAACTCGGCGATCGGCGCTTGGAATGCAGCGTCCTGTCCGAGTTGCAGCGTCATTACACCACCAGTGGCAACCCCTCCCAAGCCCGAGCCTGCCAGCGCGATCGCGCTTACATCGCCCGAGAACTGTTCGATCTCAGTCCCAACCGCGATTTTCAAAACTTTTGTACCGAACTCGGTCTCGACCTGCGCCGGGACTTTGCCGGAGCGAATTTGAGTGGCTTGGATCTCGACGACGCCGATTTTGCCAACGCCAACCTCCAAGGCACCTGTTTGAGTCGCTGTTCTCTCCAACTGGCGAACTTTTGCGGCGCCGATCTCTCCGATGCGGATCTCGTGGACACTCTTGCTATTAACGCCAACTTCAACCGCGCCAACTTACAGCGTGCCCACCTGCGTCGCGCCGATTTACGCACCAACTTAAGCGGCGCCAACTTGCAACAAGCCTGTTTGGAAGGCGCTAATTTAACCGCAGCTTACCTGCAAGGCGCCAACCTCAGCGAAGCGAATTTGAGCGGCGCCAGTCTGAAAAATGCGGATTTAAAAGGGAGCAATTTGACCGGGGCCAACCTGACTGCCGTGGATTTGACCCGGGCTGAATTGAATGAGGCGACGGTCAGCAAAACCCGCTTTGTCGCGGCGATCGGACTGTCTCCCGAAGTGGAAAATCAATTGCGCGATCGCGGGGCGATCGTCGAAAGCGAAAGACCCGAGAGCGAGTAA
- a CDS encoding chlorophyll a/b-binding protein — translation MNEETTKFGFTQFAETWNGRLAMLGFLIGLLTELMTGQGILSQIGLM, via the coding sequence ATGAACGAAGAAACCACCAAATTTGGATTCACGCAATTTGCGGAAACCTGGAATGGCCGCTTGGCGATGCTCGGGTTCCTCATCGGTCTGCTCACCGAGCTGATGACCGGACAAGGGATCTTGTCTCAAATCGGCTTAATGTAG